In a single window of the Verrucomicrobiota bacterium genome:
- a CDS encoding peptidase — MNKRSPRARRVTSLKVLLPIGDATEVMDTMYPMFRLPEDGFEVVVAGPEARLYHGVMHEIPPTADGEPKWDITRESAAYHVRATVAFRDVDPRDYCGLFVSGGRAPEYLRYDKDLLRITRHFFDANKPVAALCHGVEILTAADCIRGRTVTTVAKCALDAQQGGATYVNEPVVISGNLVTSRVWMDNTWLLKEFVAMLKRSTGRG; from the coding sequence ATGAACAAACGCTCCCCGCGCGCGCGTCGCGTGACCTCACTCAAAGTTCTGCTCCCGATCGGCGACGCCACGGAGGTCATGGACACGATGTATCCGATGTTCCGCCTGCCGGAGGATGGCTTCGAGGTGGTGGTGGCCGGGCCCGAGGCGCGCCTTTACCACGGCGTGATGCACGAGATCCCGCCCACGGCGGACGGCGAGCCCAAGTGGGACATCACCCGCGAAAGCGCCGCGTATCACGTGCGCGCGACCGTGGCGTTTCGCGACGTGGACCCGCGCGACTATTGCGGCCTGTTCGTCTCCGGCGGCCGCGCGCCCGAATACCTGCGCTACGACAAGGACCTGCTGCGCATCACGCGGCACTTCTTCGACGCGAACAAACCCGTTGCGGCGCTTTGCCACGGCGTGGAGATTCTCACGGCCGCTGACTGCATTCGCGGGCGCACCGTCACGACCGTGGCGAAGTGCGCCCTCGACGCGCAACAGGGCGGCGCCACCTACGTCAACGAACCCGTCGTGATTTCCGGCAACCTCGTGACCTCGCGCGTGTGGATGGACAACACGTGGCTGCTCAAGGAGTTCGTGGCGATGCTCAAGCGCAGCACGGGACGCGGGTAG
- a CDS encoding DUF1501 domain-containing protein, with translation MNPESARHLTRRAFLQRNSTGLGALALASLLRPEAFGSPPSNAAGRGVLGRLHHAPRATRVIYLFMSGAPSHLDLYDPKPKLVEMTGKDLPDSVRQGQRITGMTSGQKNLFCVGSPFAFAKHGQCGMDFSTLLPNIAKLADDATWIRSMFTEAINHDPAVTFFNTGHQQPGRPTMGAWCGYGLGSENADLPAYICLNSGGGGQPLQSRYWGSGFLPAQHGGVTFRSAGDAVLYLSNPPGISTETRRSTIDAMNELNRLQLGALGDPAIAAQIENYELAFRMQASVPELMDLSREPDSIFEHYGAKKGQASFAANCIIARRLVERGARFIQLNHRDWDHHGGLPGALPGKAKEVDQSASALVTDLKQRGLLDDTVVIWGGEFGRTSYSQGEIKPTSFGRDHHPRCFTVWVAGGGFRRGCVFGGTDDFGYNITRDPVSVHDFHATLLHQLGVNHKLLTFRHEGRDYRLTDIHGELVSGIVG, from the coding sequence ATGAACCCCGAATCCGCGAGACATCTCACGCGCCGCGCGTTCCTCCAGCGCAATTCCACCGGGCTCGGCGCGCTCGCGCTCGCGTCGTTGCTCCGACCCGAAGCGTTCGGCTCGCCGCCGTCCAACGCGGCCGGGCGAGGCGTGCTGGGCCGGCTTCACCACGCGCCGCGCGCAACGCGCGTCATCTACCTCTTCATGTCCGGCGCCCCGTCGCACCTCGACCTTTACGATCCCAAGCCGAAGCTCGTCGAGATGACCGGCAAGGACTTGCCCGACTCCGTGCGGCAGGGCCAGCGCATCACCGGCATGACGAGCGGGCAGAAGAACCTGTTCTGCGTGGGCTCGCCGTTCGCGTTTGCGAAGCACGGGCAGTGCGGGATGGACTTCAGCACGCTGCTGCCGAACATCGCGAAGCTCGCCGACGACGCGACGTGGATCCGCTCCATGTTCACCGAGGCGATCAATCACGACCCGGCGGTGACGTTCTTCAACACCGGACACCAGCAGCCCGGCCGGCCGACGATGGGCGCGTGGTGCGGCTACGGCCTCGGCAGCGAGAACGCCGACCTGCCGGCCTACATCTGCCTCAACTCCGGCGGCGGGGGCCAGCCGTTGCAGTCGCGCTACTGGGGCAGCGGCTTCCTGCCCGCGCAGCACGGCGGCGTCACGTTTCGCAGCGCGGGCGACGCGGTGCTCTACCTCTCGAATCCACCGGGCATCAGCACCGAGACGCGGCGCTCGACGATTGACGCGATGAACGAGCTGAACCGCCTTCAACTCGGCGCGCTCGGCGACCCGGCCATCGCCGCGCAGATCGAGAACTACGAGCTGGCGTTCCGCATGCAGGCGAGCGTGCCGGAGTTGATGGACTTGTCGCGCGAGCCGGACTCCATCTTCGAGCACTACGGCGCGAAGAAAGGGCAGGCGAGCTTCGCGGCCAACTGCATCATCGCCCGGCGGCTCGTCGAGCGCGGGGCGCGGTTCATCCAGTTGAACCACCGCGACTGGGATCATCACGGCGGGTTGCCCGGCGCGCTGCCGGGCAAGGCGAAGGAGGTGGACCAGTCCGCCTCCGCGCTCGTGACGGACCTGAAGCAGCGCGGATTGCTCGACGACACGGTCGTGATCTGGGGCGGCGAATTCGGGCGCACGAGCTACAGCCAGGGCGAGATCAAGCCGACCAGCTTCGGGCGCGACCATCATCCGCGCTGCTTCACGGTGTGGGTGGCGGGCGGCGGCTTCCGGCGCGGGTGCGTGTTCGGCGGGACGGATGATTTCGGCTACAACATCACGCGCGACCCCGTGAGCGTGCATGACTTCCACGCGACGTTGCTGCACCAGCTCGGTGTGAACCACAAGCTGCTCACGTTCCGCCATGAGGGGCGCGATTACCGGCTCACCGACATTCACGGTGAACTGGTTTCGGGGATCGTGGGCTGA
- a CDS encoding DUF1553 domain-containing protein produces the protein MNLSRAFIASKPNASAGCKRARAPAGAKSSPHTLECRRATVVKLADFMMVRISIPSVSVSLLLTGALQPSRVDAATKQAVDFNRDIRPVMSDTCFACHGPDAQQRKAGLRLDVRDEALKPSKSGKVPIVPGKPDKSEVVARLFAKKADDLMPPAEFHKSITPAQRELLRRWIAAGAPYQSHWSFAPVTAPAPPDVHSPKFKVQSSPVAAANPIDRFILARLAKEGLQPSAGADKPALLRRATLALTGLPPTPADVDAFLADTSPRAYEAVVDRLLASPHFGERMAVPWLDLARYADTAGYHNDSLREMWLWRDWVVQSFNDNKPFDRFTVEQLAGDLLPNATRAQKLASGFMRNVMTSDEGGIIDAEYLNIYIVDRVSTLGVTWLGMSVGCAQCHDHKYDPVTTRDFYGLYAFFHNVPERGKDGTRTQNPEPRMPVPSAEQEAELARLTNHIAAADGRVKALEGKLDAAQTDWERRLAGDSRLREVSGPFDRFPLDANGNGVTHDGRPIEGKLAGETSFTDGAEGGSLRVEGRGHVDVGARYDFEKSDTFSVGVWLRLKNTPSGAPLGKMERDGPLRGWDLEFHAGKASVHLIHKWPDDAIHVQTEKDLPFDTFQHVAFSYDGSGKAAGVKVFVNGQPVATKAVKDRLTGSIKTAAPFALGRRGGGASPFTGRVDDLHIFTRALSDAEVATLAGGPTFALAAIEPARRTKEQTDKLRKFFRETQAADYIAAKRSAEDARKSKADLDKLVPSVMVMAEMEQPRDTFIKVRGAYDKNGEKVGAAFPAFLPGPERNPTNRPTRLDLAQWLASGGHPLTARVTVNRLWAMLFGTGLVKTVNDFGAQGEWPSHPELLNWLAADFARDWDVKRALKQVVMSHAFRQSAAVTPALLAKDAENRLLARGPRFRMDAEFVRDNSLAIAGLLNPKLGGRAVFPFQPPGIWEVNEMAGGGWKHQRDDGQYRRALYIYLRRSTPYPSLLTFDAPNREVCTAGRARTSTPLQSLVLMNDPVYVEAARAFAARVLRDGGATDASRLEFAWKLALARPPTATERAVIERTLATQRARFIAEKPAAESLLKVGDFKNPESAAPAELAAWTAVANVILNLNETLTP, from the coding sequence ATGAACCTGTCACGGGCTTTTATCGCCTCGAAGCCGAATGCCTCGGCGGGCTGCAAGCGAGCGCGCGCTCCAGCAGGGGCGAAATCGAGCCCGCACACGCTTGAATGTCGCCGTGCGACCGTGGTCAAACTCGCTGACTTTATGATGGTGAGAATTTCAATCCCGTCGGTTTCGGTGTCGTTGCTGCTGACAGGGGCACTCCAACCCTCGCGGGTTGATGCGGCCACGAAGCAGGCGGTTGACTTCAACCGCGACATCCGGCCCGTCATGTCGGACACGTGCTTCGCGTGCCACGGGCCCGACGCGCAACAGCGCAAGGCCGGCCTCCGGCTCGACGTTCGCGACGAGGCGCTCAAGCCCTCGAAGTCCGGCAAGGTCCCCATCGTGCCGGGCAAGCCGGACAAATCAGAGGTCGTCGCGCGGCTCTTCGCGAAGAAGGCTGACGACCTCATGCCGCCTGCGGAATTCCACAAGTCCATCACGCCCGCGCAGCGCGAGCTGTTGCGGCGGTGGATTGCGGCGGGTGCGCCCTATCAAAGCCACTGGTCGTTCGCGCCCGTCACTGCGCCGGCGCCGCCGGATGTTCACAGTCCGAAGTTCAAGGTTCAAAGTTCACCGGTGGCCGCGGCGAACCCGATTGACCGTTTCATCCTCGCCCGGCTCGCGAAGGAGGGGCTTCAGCCGTCTGCCGGGGCGGACAAGCCCGCGTTGCTCCGGCGCGCCACCCTCGCGCTCACGGGACTCCCGCCGACGCCGGCGGATGTGGACGCATTTCTCGCCGACACGTCGCCGCGCGCCTACGAGGCGGTCGTGGACCGGTTGCTCGCATCGCCGCACTTTGGCGAGCGCATGGCGGTGCCGTGGCTCGACCTCGCGCGTTACGCGGACACGGCGGGTTACCACAACGACTCGCTGCGCGAGATGTGGCTGTGGCGCGACTGGGTGGTGCAGTCCTTCAATGACAACAAGCCGTTCGACCGCTTCACCGTCGAGCAGCTCGCCGGCGACCTGCTGCCAAACGCGACGCGCGCGCAGAAGCTCGCGAGCGGTTTCATGCGCAACGTGATGACCTCCGATGAGGGCGGGATCATTGATGCCGAATACCTGAACATCTACATCGTGGACCGCGTGTCGACGCTCGGCGTGACGTGGCTCGGCATGTCAGTCGGCTGCGCGCAATGCCACGACCACAAATACGACCCGGTCACGACGCGTGATTTCTACGGGCTCTACGCATTCTTCCACAACGTGCCCGAGCGCGGCAAGGACGGCACCCGCACGCAAAATCCCGAGCCGCGCATGCCCGTGCCCTCGGCCGAGCAGGAGGCTGAACTCGCCAGGCTCACGAACCACATCGCCGCCGCTGACGGGCGCGTGAAGGCGCTCGAGGGCAAACTTGACGCCGCGCAAACCGACTGGGAACGCAGGCTTGCGGGCGATTCGCGGCTGCGCGAAGTCAGCGGGCCGTTCGACCGCTTCCCGCTTGATGCGAATGGCAACGGCGTGACGCACGATGGCCGGCCCATCGAGGGAAAACTCGCGGGCGAGACGAGCTTCACCGACGGCGCGGAGGGCGGTTCGCTCCGCGTCGAGGGCAGGGGGCATGTCGACGTCGGCGCGCGCTACGACTTCGAGAAGTCCGACACGTTCAGCGTCGGCGTCTGGCTGCGGCTCAAGAACACGCCGTCCGGGGCGCCGCTCGGCAAGATGGAGCGCGACGGTCCGCTGCGCGGGTGGGACCTCGAGTTTCACGCGGGCAAGGCGAGCGTGCATCTCATCCACAAATGGCCCGACGACGCGATCCACGTGCAAACGGAGAAGGACCTGCCGTTCGACACGTTTCAACACGTCGCCTTCAGCTATGACGGCTCGGGCAAGGCGGCGGGCGTGAAGGTGTTCGTCAACGGACAACCCGTCGCGACCAAGGCGGTGAAGGACCGGCTCACGGGCAGCATCAAGACCGCCGCGCCGTTCGCCCTCGGCCGGCGCGGGGGCGGTGCGTCGCCATTCACGGGACGCGTGGACGACCTGCACATCTTCACGCGTGCGCTGAGCGATGCCGAAGTGGCCACGCTCGCGGGAGGTCCGACCTTCGCGCTCGCGGCCATCGAGCCCGCCAGGCGCACGAAGGAGCAGACGGACAAGCTGCGGAAGTTTTTCCGCGAGACGCAGGCCGCGGATTACATCGCCGCGAAGCGGTCGGCCGAGGACGCGCGCAAATCGAAGGCCGACCTCGACAAGCTTGTGCCCAGCGTGATGGTCATGGCCGAGATGGAGCAACCACGCGACACGTTCATCAAGGTGCGCGGCGCCTACGACAAGAACGGCGAAAAGGTGGGCGCTGCGTTTCCCGCGTTCCTGCCGGGGCCGGAGCGCAACCCGACGAACCGCCCGACGCGCCTCGACCTTGCGCAGTGGCTGGCATCGGGCGGCCATCCGCTCACCGCGCGCGTCACGGTGAACCGCCTGTGGGCGATGCTCTTCGGCACGGGGCTCGTGAAGACGGTGAACGACTTCGGCGCGCAGGGCGAGTGGCCGAGCCATCCCGAGCTGCTCAACTGGCTCGCGGCGGACTTCGCGCGCGACTGGGACGTGAAGCGCGCGCTCAAGCAAGTCGTGATGAGCCACGCGTTTCGCCAGAGCGCCGCGGTCACACCCGCGCTGCTCGCGAAGGACGCCGAAAACCGCCTGCTCGCGCGCGGGCCGCGGTTCCGCATGGACGCCGAGTTCGTGCGCGACAACTCGCTCGCCATCGCCGGCCTGCTCAACCCGAAACTGGGCGGCAGGGCGGTCTTCCCGTTCCAGCCGCCGGGCATCTGGGAAGTCAACGAAATGGCCGGCGGCGGGTGGAAGCACCAGCGCGACGACGGCCAGTACCGGCGCGCGCTCTACATTTACCTGCGCCGCAGCACGCCGTATCCCAGCCTGCTGACCTTCGACGCCCCGAACCGCGAGGTCTGCACCGCCGGCCGCGCGCGCACGAGCACGCCGCTGCAGTCGCTCGTCCTCATGAACGATCCCGTCTATGTCGAGGCCGCCCGGGCGTTCGCGGCGCGCGTGCTCAGGGACGGCGGCGCGACCGACGCGTCGCGGCTGGAGTTCGCGTGGAAGCTTGCGCTCGCCCGCCCGCCGACGGCGACGGAACGCGCCGTGATCGAACGGACACTCGCGACGCAGCGCGCGAGATTCATTGCCGAGAAGCCGGCTGCTGAATCGCTGCTGAAGGTGGGCGACTTCAAGAATCCGGAGAGCGCGGCGCCGGCGGAACTCGCCGCGTGGACCGCTGTCGCGAATGTCATCCTGAACCTCAACGAGACACTCACTCCATGA